In a single window of the uncultured Dysgonomonas sp. genome:
- a CDS encoding metal ABC transporter permease, which translates to MEFIDLLSYTFFQNALLGSLFASIACGIVGSYVVIRRLVFISGGITHASLGGIGMGFYFGWNPIFAAMVFSILSAFGIEWLSSRQGVREDSAIGSFWSLGMAVGIIFIYLKPGFAPNLSDYLFGNILTITKPDITYLAILSIVLIIVFLLFGRHILFAAFDSDFAKTRNLPVNLIKYAMMMGIAITIVLSIRLVGIVLLMSILTVPQMTANLFTSNFVKMIILSILIGFFGCIVGLFLSAVLDVPSGVFIIFTQIVVFLASRWIVKAIQKSKREKAFS; encoded by the coding sequence ATGGAATTTATAGACCTCCTTTCATATACTTTTTTCCAGAATGCCTTACTGGGTAGTCTCTTTGCCAGTATCGCCTGCGGCATCGTAGGCTCGTATGTGGTTATACGCCGCCTTGTATTTATCAGCGGGGGAATAACGCATGCTTCGCTCGGAGGTATCGGCATGGGTTTCTATTTCGGATGGAATCCGATATTTGCCGCTATGGTCTTTTCCATTTTGTCGGCTTTCGGTATCGAATGGTTATCATCGAGGCAGGGGGTGAGGGAAGATTCGGCAATCGGCTCTTTCTGGTCGTTGGGAATGGCCGTGGGGATTATTTTTATATACCTCAAACCCGGCTTCGCTCCTAATCTTTCGGATTATCTCTTTGGTAATATACTTACTATCACAAAGCCGGATATAACTTATCTGGCCATCTTGTCCATAGTGCTGATTATTGTCTTTTTGCTCTTTGGCCGCCATATACTGTTCGCGGCTTTCGATTCCGATTTTGCAAAGACTCGCAATCTGCCCGTCAATCTGATAAAGTATGCCATGATGATGGGGATTGCCATTACAATCGTACTTTCTATCCGTTTGGTAGGCATTGTGCTGCTGATGTCGATACTTACCGTTCCTCAGATGACAGCCAACCTGTTTACTTCCAATTTTGTGAAGATGATTATTCTTTCTATCCTGATCGGATTCTTTGGGTGTATTGTAGGCTTGTTTCTGTCTGCGGTATTGGATGTTCCATCAGGGGTGTTTATTATCTTTACGCAGATAGTTGTATTTCTCGCTTCTCGCTGGATAGTGAAAGCCATTCAGAAAAGCAAGCGGGAAAAGGCATTTTCTTAA
- a CDS encoding DUF6056 family protein, with product MKESSSDILKDNKVRLSLMLLAGLAMFILIYILNSLYPLYADDWNYSFVHGEAATRIKSFSDIFTSQYNHYMTWGGRSVVHFIAETMLMTGFFWTCMLNSLAFVAFVYVMYMIANRGNKPNPVLFFLFSLLIWFAQPAFFATILWKTGAANYLWGTLIILLFLYSYYAYYRSRVTNNMLKAVLFFLFGIIAGWTNENMSIALIFYIIASLTLYKYEKIKIPTWAVTGLAGTIVGCIIMLAAPGNYVRLEDVTTSFGQTEIMYKDIFLMGINYILTHIWNHLLIILAVYLMLLFIYNKHPKEKEDKQKVIYSSILFILTAAAALVAMVVSPIFPERALFGIIVLLLIPVGIMLANIDFRANYLKVPAVIVFVALFVIYGFQYRAVCNNLTYVTSFWTEREAYIAVQKHKGEYDIVFTKRFDLPEEYYLSDLSDDPEYWENECYSRFYDIQSVRLIVSDSIK from the coding sequence ATGAAAGAATCTTCCAGTGATATATTGAAGGATAATAAAGTCAGGCTATCGCTTATGCTTCTGGCCGGGCTTGCTATGTTTATCCTGATCTATATATTGAATAGCTTATATCCACTGTATGCCGATGATTGGAATTACAGCTTCGTTCACGGCGAAGCAGCTACCAGAATAAAATCGTTCTCTGATATATTTACCTCTCAGTACAATCATTATATGACTTGGGGCGGGCGCAGCGTAGTCCATTTTATCGCAGAAACGATGCTGATGACCGGTTTTTTCTGGACGTGTATGCTGAATTCGCTGGCCTTCGTTGCCTTCGTCTATGTGATGTACATGATAGCTAACAGGGGTAATAAACCGAATCCTGTGTTGTTCTTCTTGTTCAGCCTGCTTATCTGGTTTGCCCAGCCTGCTTTCTTTGCAACTATCCTGTGGAAGACGGGGGCAGCAAATTATTTGTGGGGGACACTGATTATACTTCTGTTTCTGTATTCGTATTATGCATACTATCGTTCGCGGGTGACTAATAATATGCTGAAAGCTGTTCTTTTCTTCCTGTTCGGTATCATTGCCGGATGGACGAACGAGAATATGTCAATAGCGCTTATCTTTTATATTATAGCTTCATTAACCCTGTATAAATATGAGAAGATAAAGATTCCCACATGGGCTGTAACAGGGCTTGCAGGGACAATTGTCGGATGCATTATTATGCTGGCCGCTCCGGGTAATTATGTCCGTCTTGAGGATGTTACGACCTCTTTCGGTCAGACAGAGATAATGTATAAAGACATATTTCTGATGGGTATTAACTATATACTGACCCATATCTGGAATCATCTGCTAATAATTTTAGCTGTCTATCTTATGCTACTGTTCATATACAATAAGCATCCGAAAGAGAAAGAAGATAAGCAGAAAGTAATATACAGTTCTATCCTCTTTATCCTGACTGCGGCTGCTGCCCTTGTAGCAATGGTAGTTTCTCCGATCTTTCCCGAAAGGGCATTATTCGGAATTATTGTTCTGCTACTTATACCGGTAGGGATTATGCTGGCCAATATAGATTTCAGGGCGAACTATTTGAAGGTTCCTGCTGTTATTGTCTTCGTTGCATTGTTCGTGATATATGGCTTTCAGTATAGAGCGGTATGTAATAATTTGACCTATGTAACTTCCTTCTGGACTGAGCGTGAAGCATATATTGCTGTGCAGAAGCATAAAGGCGAGTATGACATTGTTTTCACCAAGAGGTTCGATTTGCCGGAGGAATATTACCTATCCGATCTGTCTGATGATCCTGAGTATTGGGAGAATGAATGTTACTCACGTTTTTACGATATACAATCAGTTCGTTTGATAGTATCAGATTCAATTAAGTAA
- the metH gene encoding methionine synthase produces MSNIHDILKDRILILDGAMGTMIQRYKLTEEDFRGDRFKDSVTLLKGNNDLLCLTRPDVIEAIHREYLEAGADIIETNTFNATSISMEDYHMSDLVKEINIEAARLAKKAAADYTKQNPDKPRFVAGSIGPTNKTASMSPKVENPIFRAVTFDDLYHAYKEQIEGLADGGVDLLLIETIFDTLNAKAALFAADEVRKERNIDLPIMISVTLSDKGGRTLSGQTVGAFVASVSHIDFLSVGLNCSFGASDMKPFLKELGRIAPNFISAYPNAGLPNQFGEYDETPEIMAGQIKEYIDEGLVNILGGCCGTTPDHIAKYVDLVQGATPHKPVEKPKYMWLSGLELLEAKPEINFINIGERLNVAGSRKFLRLIKEEKYEEALTIAHKQVEDGAQVLDVNMDEGLLDGVKEMTTFLNLMASDPDVSRIPVMIDSSKWEVLEAGLKCVQGKPIVNSISLKGGEEDFLRQARLVKAYGAAVIVMAFDETGQADTFARRIEICERAYNLLVNDGFNPLDIIFDPNILAIATGIEEHRGYAVDFLETITWIKENLPHAKISGGVSNLSFSFRGNDYVREAMHAVFLYYAIQRGMDMGIVNPGQSVVYDDIPTDLRNLVEDVIFNRRAESTDELIEYAEKVKNESLGQTEQKVEEWRSYPLDERIQYSLIKGISDYLEEDLTEALQVYPKAVDIIDKPLMDGMNKVGDLFGSGKMFLPQVVKTARTMKRAVAILQPTLEAQKASSAGSNKAGKLVIATVKGDVHDIGKNIVSIILACNNYEVIDLGVMTPPEVIIQKVKEEQPDILCLSGLITPSLEEMSIVAHEMEKAGFTIPLMIGGATTSKLHTAIKIDPKYNNGSVVYVKDASQAPAAVGKLINPKTKEDYIKDVRSEYASLRDTAGDKKADLLPLSEVLDKGMKLNWGDYKTPEPQVKGRQTLKHIPVETIVPYIDWKFFFHSWNLSARYATVQNIDDCPSCKATWLNTFPEHEREKASEGMQLYKDAKALLDQLVYAKVGYINAVFGVYESYSDNESLYIDGVRFPMLRQQKKNDKKEYLSLCDFVAPKSSGKKDYVGGFTVTAGVGANELMSEYERQGDEYKVLLLKSVLDRLAEATTEWLHAEIRKKYWGFAPDENISVNDMFTLKYQGIRPAVGYPSIPDQSINFLLNKDLLQSEEIGVELTENGVMLPNASVSGIIISHPKSKYFNIGNILDDQLQAYIERRGEDAEQIRKFLSANLI; encoded by the coding sequence ATGAGTAATATACACGATATACTGAAGGATAGGATACTTATCCTCGATGGTGCTATGGGCACCATGATACAGCGTTATAAACTGACAGAGGAGGATTTCCGCGGAGACAGGTTTAAAGATTCGGTTACATTACTGAAAGGCAATAATGACTTGCTTTGCCTTACCCGCCCCGATGTGATAGAAGCCATCCATCGTGAGTATCTCGAAGCGGGTGCTGATATCATTGAGACGAATACGTTCAATGCTACTTCCATATCCATGGAAGACTATCATATGTCCGATTTGGTAAAGGAAATAAATATTGAAGCGGCCAGACTGGCAAAGAAGGCTGCCGCCGATTATACGAAGCAAAACCCCGATAAACCCCGTTTTGTTGCAGGTTCTATAGGGCCGACAAACAAGACAGCTTCGATGAGTCCCAAAGTTGAGAATCCGATATTCCGGGCAGTGACTTTCGACGATCTGTATCATGCTTACAAAGAGCAGATAGAAGGACTTGCAGACGGAGGCGTGGATTTATTACTTATCGAAACAATATTCGACACGTTGAATGCTAAAGCCGCTTTGTTTGCTGCCGATGAGGTAAGAAAGGAACGTAATATAGACCTGCCGATAATGATTTCGGTTACTCTCTCCGATAAAGGAGGGCGAACATTGTCTGGTCAGACAGTCGGCGCATTTGTAGCATCGGTAAGTCATATCGATTTCTTATCTGTCGGACTTAACTGTTCGTTCGGGGCATCGGATATGAAACCATTCCTGAAAGAACTGGGACGCATAGCTCCTAATTTCATATCGGCTTATCCGAATGCCGGACTGCCGAATCAGTTTGGAGAATATGACGAGACGCCCGAAATAATGGCAGGCCAGATAAAGGAATATATTGATGAAGGTCTTGTAAATATTCTGGGTGGATGTTGCGGTACAACTCCCGACCACATTGCAAAATATGTAGATCTTGTACAAGGCGCTACTCCGCACAAGCCTGTGGAAAAGCCAAAATATATGTGGCTTTCGGGGCTTGAGTTGCTGGAAGCGAAGCCTGAAATCAACTTTATAAATATAGGGGAACGCCTCAATGTTGCAGGTTCCCGCAAATTCCTCCGTCTGATAAAGGAGGAGAAATACGAGGAAGCGTTGACTATTGCCCACAAGCAGGTAGAAGACGGTGCGCAGGTATTGGATGTGAATATGGACGAAGGCTTGCTGGACGGAGTGAAGGAGATGACTACTTTCCTCAATCTGATGGCGTCCGACCCTGATGTGTCACGTATTCCTGTAATGATAGACTCTTCGAAGTGGGAGGTCCTCGAAGCCGGACTGAAATGCGTGCAAGGTAAGCCGATTGTTAACTCTATTTCGTTGAAGGGCGGGGAAGAAGATTTTCTTCGTCAGGCACGTCTGGTTAAGGCTTATGGTGCGGCAGTCATTGTCATGGCTTTTGACGAAACAGGTCAGGCCGATACATTTGCCCGCCGGATTGAAATCTGTGAGAGGGCTTATAACCTATTGGTCAATGACGGATTCAATCCTTTGGATATTATTTTTGACCCCAACATACTTGCAATTGCTACCGGTATAGAAGAACATCGCGGCTATGCGGTCGACTTTTTGGAAACGATAACATGGATAAAAGAAAATCTGCCGCATGCCAAAATCAGCGGAGGGGTAAGTAATCTCTCGTTCTCGTTCCGTGGAAATGATTATGTGCGTGAGGCTATGCATGCCGTATTCCTGTATTACGCCATTCAGCGGGGCATGGATATGGGTATTGTAAATCCGGGACAATCAGTTGTATATGATGATATTCCTACCGATTTGAGAAATCTTGTTGAAGATGTTATCTTCAACCGCAGGGCAGAATCTACAGATGAACTGATCGAATATGCAGAGAAAGTTAAGAATGAAAGCTTAGGACAAACAGAGCAGAAGGTAGAAGAATGGCGCTCTTATCCACTGGATGAGCGTATCCAATATTCTTTGATAAAGGGAATTAGTGACTATCTGGAAGAAGACCTGACGGAAGCGCTTCAGGTGTATCCGAAGGCCGTAGATATTATCGACAAACCGCTGATGGATGGTATGAACAAAGTCGGTGATCTTTTCGGTTCCGGTAAAATGTTCCTTCCTCAAGTTGTAAAGACTGCCCGTACAATGAAACGTGCCGTGGCCATTCTGCAACCGACTCTGGAAGCGCAGAAAGCATCTTCGGCAGGGAGCAACAAAGCCGGAAAACTGGTTATTGCTACCGTGAAAGGCGATGTACACGATATAGGTAAGAATATCGTATCTATTATCCTTGCCTGTAACAACTATGAGGTAATAGACCTCGGGGTGATGACTCCGCCGGAAGTGATTATTCAGAAAGTAAAAGAAGAACAACCTGATATACTCTGTCTGAGCGGCCTTATAACCCCTTCTCTGGAGGAAATGAGTATAGTGGCACATGAAATGGAAAAGGCGGGCTTTACCATTCCGTTGATGATTGGCGGGGCTACTACATCGAAGTTGCATACAGCAATTAAGATAGATCCGAAATACAATAACGGTTCGGTGGTATATGTCAAGGATGCTTCTCAAGCGCCTGCGGCTGTAGGCAAGCTGATAAATCCGAAGACAAAGGAGGATTATATAAAAGATGTACGTTCCGAATATGCTTCATTGAGGGATACGGCGGGTGATAAGAAAGCGGATTTACTGCCATTATCCGAAGTACTGGATAAGGGTATGAAACTGAATTGGGGGGATTATAAAACTCCCGAACCACAGGTGAAAGGACGTCAGACGCTGAAACATATTCCCGTTGAGACTATTGTACCTTATATAGACTGGAAATTCTTTTTCCATTCGTGGAATCTGTCGGCACGTTACGCCACTGTGCAAAATATCGATGATTGTCCTTCATGCAAGGCTACGTGGCTGAACACTTTCCCCGAACACGAGAGGGAAAAGGCATCAGAGGGTATGCAATTGTATAAAGATGCCAAGGCGTTGTTAGACCAGTTGGTATATGCCAAGGTCGGTTATATCAATGCGGTATTCGGTGTTTATGAATCATATAGCGATAATGAATCCCTGTATATCGACGGTGTACGCTTTCCGATGCTACGCCAACAGAAGAAAAATGACAAAAAGGAGTACCTCTCTCTATGCGATTTCGTTGCGCCGAAGTCTTCCGGAAAGAAAGACTATGTAGGAGGATTTACCGTAACGGCAGGCGTAGGCGCGAATGAACTGATGAGCGAGTATGAACGTCAGGGCGATGAATATAAAGTATTGCTTCTCAAGTCGGTTTTAGACCGTCTGGCGGAAGCAACTACCGAATGGCTGCATGCCGAAATAAGAAAGAAGTATTGGGGTTTTGCACCTGATGAAAATATAAGTGTAAATGATATGTTTACACTTAAATATCAGGGAATCCGTCCGGCAGTGGGCTATCCGTCCATACCTGACCAGTCGATCAATTTCCTGCTGAATAAGGACTTGTTACAATCCGAAGAAATAGGTGTAGAGCTGACTGAAAACGGTGTGATGCTTCCGAATGCTTCGGTGAGCGGTATTATCATTTCACATCCTAAATCCAAATATTTCAATATAGGCAATATACTCGACGACCAGTTACAGGCATATATAGAAAGAAGGGGTGAGGATGCTGAACAGATTCGTAAGTTTTTGAGTGCAAATCTGATATGA
- a CDS encoding DUF6056 family protein, which translates to MDLFKSMQKDSDTSSKVVKVVFASIILILGVYCFLLNQLYPVYMDDWAYAFSACDESEITSVWDIFVSQYCHYFTWGGRCVGHFIAQFLLWINPVWADMLNAAAFILLLLFIYAIANKNNQTNIVFFIVLLVSVWFLLPDLSQNLFWITGSANYLWGSLIILMFIYPFVSYYVDTRERNRVSFRSVFLLLFGVIAGWTNENTSLAFVVFLIALVLIMRYQKIAVPKWMILGIVGFIIGCIILQVSPGNNIRRKFELLNVHGFEEVSLSFYFYRFVTVMKLAYMYLFLPMAIYAGVLLIYLWKGPKDKIERKKKLILSLLFLGVALIATVVMSGAPYFPSRAWCGIFIFLIVAIMILYANIDMSFLPLRIVNYVLVIVALVIFIYSAKETYSEMKLFDMRYNEWVEEIEQQKKEGIQDIIVYTDFKSEASSLATFTLKEAYVGEGHFWIEKFGLYMGVNTIRIKKIEDKNE; encoded by the coding sequence ATGGACTTATTTAAATCGATGCAGAAAGACAGTGATACTTCATCGAAAGTAGTAAAGGTTGTTTTTGCTTCAATTATACTTATATTGGGAGTATACTGCTTTCTTCTCAATCAGCTGTATCCTGTGTATATGGACGATTGGGCGTATGCATTCAGCGCTTGCGACGAAAGTGAGATTACTTCTGTTTGGGATATTTTTGTAAGTCAATATTGTCATTATTTTACATGGGGTGGGCGTTGTGTAGGCCACTTCATAGCTCAGTTTTTACTCTGGATAAATCCTGTATGGGCCGATATGCTCAATGCTGCTGCATTTATACTCCTGTTATTGTTTATCTATGCTATAGCAAACAAGAATAACCAGACAAATATCGTATTCTTCATTGTATTGCTTGTGTCGGTATGGTTTTTACTGCCCGACTTGTCCCAGAATTTATTCTGGATAACTGGTAGTGCCAACTATCTTTGGGGATCGTTGATTATTCTGATGTTTATCTATCCGTTTGTATCTTATTATGTAGATACGCGGGAAAGAAATCGTGTTTCATTCAGAAGTGTTTTTTTATTGTTGTTCGGTGTTATTGCCGGATGGACTAACGAAAATACGTCGTTGGCTTTTGTTGTCTTTCTGATTGCATTAGTTTTGATAATGAGATATCAAAAGATTGCTGTTCCCAAATGGATGATATTGGGTATCGTTGGATTTATTATAGGATGCATCATATTGCAAGTCTCACCGGGGAATAATATAAGGCGAAAGTTTGAACTGCTGAATGTACACGGGTTTGAAGAGGTTAGTCTATCGTTCTATTTTTACCGTTTTGTCACAGTTATGAAACTGGCATATATGTATCTGTTTTTGCCAATGGCTATATATGCAGGTGTATTGCTGATATACTTGTGGAAAGGGCCAAAGGATAAGATAGAGCGGAAGAAAAAGTTAATTTTATCCTTGCTGTTTCTGGGTGTAGCACTTATTGCAACAGTGGTCATGTCGGGTGCGCCATACTTTCCGTCTCGGGCATGGTGTGGTATTTTTATTTTCCTGATAGTTGCTATTATGATATTATATGCTAACATAGATATGTCGTTCCTGCCTCTGAGGATAGTAAACTATGTTCTGGTTATAGTTGCGCTGGTTATATTTATTTATTCCGCAAAAGAAACATATTCAGAGATGAAGTTGTTTGATATGCGGTACAATGAATGGGTTGAGGAAATAGAACAACAGAAAAAGGAAGGAATACAAGATATAATAGTATATACCGATTTCAAATCGGAAGCATCCTCTTTAGCCACTTTCACGCTGAAAGAAGCTTATGTGGGAGAAGGACATTTCTGGATCGAGAAATTTGGGTTATATATGGGTGTAAATACCATAAGAATAAAGAAAATAGAAGATAAAAATGAGTAA
- the smpB gene encoding SsrA-binding protein: MNQPNINIKNKRASFDYEFIETYTAGIVLTGTEIKSIRLGKASLVDTFCIFEKNELWVRNMYIAEYFYGSYNNHSARRDRKLLLNKKELKKMQRLVKETGYTIVPTRVFLNDRGLAKINIAVARGKKQYDKRQSLREKDDKRAMDRAMKQ; the protein is encoded by the coding sequence ATGAATCAACCGAACATAAATATAAAGAACAAACGGGCAAGTTTCGATTATGAGTTTATCGAAACATATACTGCCGGGATTGTGCTTACCGGAACAGAGATAAAGTCGATACGCTTAGGGAAGGCCAGTCTGGTGGATACTTTCTGCATATTCGAGAAAAACGAATTGTGGGTGCGCAATATGTATATTGCCGAATATTTCTATGGTTCTTATAATAACCACTCGGCACGCCGCGACCGCAAATTGCTTCTGAACAAGAAAGAATTGAAGAAGATGCAGCGCCTTGTGAAAGAGACCGGCTACACCATTGTTCCTACCCGTGTCTTCCTTAACGACAGAGGGCTTGCAAAGATAAATATAGCTGTTGCAAGAGGTAAAAAGCAATATGATAAACGTCAGAGCCTACGTGAAAAAGATGATAAACGGGCTATGGACAGGGCGATGAAACAATAA
- a CDS encoding FISUMP domain-containing protein, with protein MRKILTYGLMCLCMTIPSFVAAQVTIGSENDPNPGALLDLKEEVSTNDVTALKGLLMPRVKLTDRDKLFPMFDAVSGANYTKNGDDYDKDTQDAIHTGLSVYHIDKCSFNGAGIYVWDGQQWQPLLEGNASGINLPTDKLFLPSGHDLRTLNPGYTFDISWTPSGSGTTPPTWSYEPGATLIPTSLTPASGSLSTTSPQTMTLIVPKIPDAVISANLFASREATVNFESSVCADSKTFIINQTNKALLVNGTTTPGMKLYAAPATNQKLNITSNAKWKLSVSPASNSAISNTSPVEGSILGSEEENNAAAPDVIQSFDVSTGANLHRYSFLTFSDTQTPKRFGDVLYTISQCSGEHDLTLREYVDLWEQIYGLIDGVDEPDSDGNTTLNKNKVRWHYTRPDLAPDDPKQSIFFSTIFGTERWMSTNLSNKYYTPRTGETGEWTAAPALTNSYNVTTLPHKTAYWGYPNIEGNTDPSDASLYNTRQRLGLLYNWSAATGNQNSSKGEQINTVHGPHQGICPSGWHLPTNLEWSNLLTELEANPRKYSTNNVGISTGYTAKDACEVVAGTGKSFGILEGGFNYLFTGYANWQTYDYGNYGYYWTASSGWPSSNGEVAYYRILDIIFDESVVADGGQSRSGHFSVRCKKDE; from the coding sequence ATGAGAAAAATTTTAACTTATGGCCTCATGTGCTTATGCATGACAATTCCTTCCTTTGTTGCCGCACAGGTAACCATAGGCAGCGAAAATGACCCCAATCCGGGGGCACTGCTCGATCTGAAAGAGGAGGTATCAACAAATGATGTTACCGCTCTGAAAGGGTTACTTATGCCAAGAGTCAAACTTACCGACAGGGATAAACTATTTCCGATGTTCGATGCGGTTAGCGGAGCAAACTACACAAAAAACGGAGATGATTATGACAAGGATACACAGGATGCCATACATACGGGGCTATCGGTTTATCATATAGATAAATGCAGTTTTAACGGAGCCGGTATATATGTGTGGGATGGCCAACAATGGCAACCCTTATTAGAAGGTAATGCATCTGGAATAAATCTTCCGACAGACAAACTTTTTTTACCTAGTGGGCATGATTTACGTACACTCAATCCAGGCTATACTTTCGATATTAGCTGGACACCATCGGGAAGCGGAACAACCCCTCCCACATGGAGCTATGAACCGGGAGCAACGCTCATTCCTACCAGCCTCACTCCAGCCAGTGGTTCATTGTCTACCACCTCTCCACAAACAATGACTTTGATAGTACCCAAAATACCTGATGCTGTCATATCTGCTAACTTATTTGCCAGCCGTGAAGCAACAGTAAATTTCGAGTCCAGTGTATGTGCCGATTCTAAAACGTTTATCATAAATCAAACAAACAAAGCTCTACTCGTGAATGGCACTACAACACCAGGTATGAAATTATACGCTGCACCTGCTACTAATCAGAAGCTTAATATAACCAGTAATGCCAAATGGAAGCTTTCAGTTTCGCCTGCCAGTAATTCAGCTATCAGTAATACAAGTCCTGTAGAAGGCAGCATTCTAGGGAGCGAAGAAGAGAACAATGCTGCTGCACCGGATGTAATCCAAAGTTTCGACGTAAGCACTGGAGCCAATCTTCATCGTTATAGTTTTCTTACATTTTCGGACACACAGACACCTAAACGCTTCGGCGATGTATTGTATACGATTAGCCAATGTAGCGGAGAACACGACCTTACACTGAGAGAGTATGTAGATCTGTGGGAACAGATATACGGTCTGATAGACGGTGTAGATGAACCAGACAGTGACGGCAACACCACGCTAAACAAAAATAAGGTTCGCTGGCACTATACACGCCCCGACCTTGCCCCTGACGACCCTAAACAAAGTATTTTTTTCTCTACTATATTTGGTACAGAGCGCTGGATGAGTACCAATCTGTCGAACAAATATTATACGCCTCGTACAGGTGAAACCGGAGAGTGGACAGCTGCGCCTGCTTTAACTAACAGCTACAATGTGACCACACTTCCTCACAAAACTGCTTACTGGGGATATCCAAACATAGAGGGAAATACCGATCCGTCCGATGCATCTCTCTACAATACTCGTCAACGCCTGGGGCTTCTCTACAATTGGTCTGCCGCTACAGGCAACCAAAACAGCAGCAAAGGCGAACAAATAAATACTGTTCATGGCCCTCATCAGGGTATCTGCCCTTCGGGATGGCATCTGCCTACCAACTTAGAATGGAGTAATTTACTTACTGAACTGGAGGCTAATCCAAGAAAATACTCTACCAACAACGTCGGGATTAGTACCGGTTACACAGCTAAAGATGCATGTGAGGTCGTTGCTGGCACAGGTAAGTCGTTCGGTATACTCGAAGGTGGCTTTAATTATCTCTTTACAGGTTATGCAAACTGGCAAACCTATGACTATGGCAATTATGGCTACTACTGGACAGCGAGTAGCGGCTGGCCCAGCAGTAATGGAGAAGTTGCATATTATCGTATATTGGATATCATTTTCGACGAAAGCGTAGTGGCTGATGGCGGACAAAGCCGTAGTGGGCACTTCTCCGTCCGTTGCAAAAAAGATGAATAA